One Pullulanibacillus sp. KACC 23026 DNA segment encodes these proteins:
- a CDS encoding tetratricopeptide repeat protein has product MEQLNKEGLSHLKEGRFEEAAALFNQVITQSPNDPTGYVNLGNLLIAIGESEKAVPFFQKALECDPQYSPAFYALGNALYTLDKFEEAIHCFQKAETLGLQDGDVHFMLGMSYEQLNQPLMALVHFQRAVELKEEDTVARFQYGLSLAKTGHVELAIEMFSQVVQEDPRHADAYYNLGVAFSAQEAYEQAEESFKKALTIQKDHLLASHGLKQVEALRRGHLK; this is encoded by the coding sequence ATGGAGCAATTAAACAAAGAGGGACTTTCTCACCTTAAGGAAGGGCGCTTTGAAGAGGCAGCCGCTTTATTTAACCAAGTGATTACACAGTCTCCTAATGATCCGACTGGCTATGTTAATCTTGGCAATCTCTTAATCGCTATCGGCGAATCAGAAAAAGCAGTTCCTTTTTTTCAGAAGGCACTTGAATGTGATCCACAATATAGTCCCGCTTTCTATGCGTTAGGTAACGCTCTATATACATTAGATAAGTTTGAAGAAGCGATTCATTGTTTTCAAAAGGCAGAGACTTTGGGGCTCCAAGATGGAGATGTTCATTTTATGCTCGGGATGTCTTATGAGCAGCTTAATCAGCCATTAATGGCGTTAGTTCATTTCCAAAGAGCGGTAGAATTAAAGGAAGAAGATACAGTCGCACGCTTTCAGTATGGTCTTTCCCTCGCTAAGACAGGCCATGTAGAGCTTGCCATTGAGATGTTTAGCCAAGTGGTGCAAGAGGACCCGCGACATGCGGATGCTTATTACAACTTAGGGGTTGCCTTCTCGGCCCAAGAGGCGTATGAACAGGCTGAAGAATCTTTCAAAAAGGCATTAACGATTCAGAAGGACCATCTTCTTGCCTCACATGGATTAAAACAAGTTGAAGCGCTAAGACGGGGTCATCTTAAGTAA